The Silene latifolia isolate original U9 population chromosome 4, ASM4854445v1, whole genome shotgun sequence region TCAAATTTGATAATGTCAGGACAATGGTCAAACATCCCCTCAGGCAGAAAATGAGTATAACTGTCAGGGAAGATATCTAAACATTCATCATTTATCAGCACTCTATCCAACCTGCTATACACTTTTGTGCCACCTTCATGTTTATTATTCCAAGTGTAAAAGGCTCCTTTAGCACATAAATCAGTCAGCTGACAATCTTGGGTTACCTGAAGTAAATGCCTCATCTCAGAATTAGTGATTGGAGCCCCACCACTTCTTTCATTGTTAGCCATAATTGCATTAAAATCACCTCCCACAATCCAGGGACCAGAAATCCCACTATCATACTTACATAGGCTATCCCAGAGAGGTTCCCTATCAACCATTTTGTTCATGCCATACACCACAGTGAACCAGAATTCCTTTCTTCTTACGTAATTAAACACTTTTGTGTGAATACTCTGTATTTGAATATCATAGACATTAACATCAAAAGAAATAGGGTCCCAAATGAGCCATACCCCCTTTATGTAAGCTAGAGTTGGTGCATATAGACCAACTATCACACAAGTTATTTCTAACATTATTCCCATTACTTGGTTTTATTTTAGTCTCTAACAGACCACATAATCCTACATTATTCTGCCCTAACAAccgttttatttctttttgtttgtTAGGGTTATTCATACCTCTAATATTCCAAATACCACAACTACCCATATTGAGAATTTGCCTTACTGGTCTCCCCTTTCTCCACAACTCTATTCTCCATAATTCCCAATCTGGTTTTCTGCAAAGACTGAGTTAGAGACTCCATAAAAGATAGACCTCCAGGTGTAAAGGTTTTTTTCTCTCCATTGCCATGCCTCATTAGTTTTGTCATAAACCTTCGTGGTATGGAACTCTCTACCAGTGGGGTACGTGGTATAATCACTGGAGTTTATACAGGCACAGCAGTTGTAACAGGCGTTTGTGGTACCACTGGCTTCCTCACGGGGGTGCAACCACCTTAGGGGGAGGCTGAACCTTCGGAGTAGGTTTCTGAACCATCACTCTAGGCTTCCAAACCTTCCTAGGTACATGTTTAGGACCACCATTCCTGCAATTCTCTGCCAAGTGTCCCATCCCCTTACATTTGGTGCAAGTCAGAGGTAACCAATCATACACTACTTTGATTCTCTGGGTCTTCCCATTTTCATCCAAAAAAAGTGATTTGATTAGGGAACATCTGACCAATTTCCACCTCTATCATAATCCGGGCAAAACCTGGGAAATTCTTGTGCAAAGTATTCTCATCACAGCGAATGAATGTACCAACTGCACTGCTTAATTTCTTAATACATTCAATAGCCCAGAATTTGACATCCAGACCAAACAATTTCATCCAAATAGGGATACGTTTCACATCATGCTTAATTAATTCAGT contains the following coding sequences:
- the LOC141651861 gene encoding uncharacterized protein LOC141651861; its protein translation is MRHGNGEKKTFTPGGLSFMESLTQSLQKTRLGIMENRVVEKGETSKSIHTKVFNYVRRKEFWFTVVYGMNKMVDREPLWDSLCKYDSGISGPWIVGGDFNAIMANNERSGGAPITNSEMRHLLQVTQDCQLTDLCAKGAFYTWNNKHEGGTKVYSRLDRVLINDECLDIFPDSYTHFLPEGMFDHCPDIIKFEMEGQRQGQPFEYYKFTTCGPWLLSIKKL